The proteins below come from a single Danio aesculapii chromosome 25, fDanAes4.1, whole genome shotgun sequence genomic window:
- the plex9.1 gene encoding uncharacterized protein plex9.1 encodes MCPVKLKREAQSPGVPRVSVSVFGRIAAVLRAVTGLLLRLLRWITSGKAMISEEETPVFFDLETTGLDTSCCDIVQLSAVSGEQTFSVYLLPRCCMTDGASRVTGLTVDGSTLMLRQRPVQTVPHQQALTGFIHFLQNRTLGRPFLVGHNSRRFDWPILRRVLEEFGLLQEFGSCVSECVDTLSLSREMFNLHKYSQPFLVQHFLQQEYGAHDAAEDVRTLQELYRVWRPSLELRDSHTFRLL; translated from the exons ATGTGTCCGGTGAAGCTGAAGAGAGAGGCGCAGAGTCCCGGTGTCCCCCGGGTAAGTGTGTCTGTGTTCGGGCGGATCGCGGCTGTTCTGCGCGCGGTGACCGGACTCCTGCTGCGGCTCCTCCGGTGGATCACGAGCG gtAAAGCCATGATAAGCGAGGAAGAGACGCCGGTGTTCTTTGACCTGGAGACCACCGGACTGG ACACGTCCTGCTGTGATATCGTGCAGCTGTCGGCAGTCAGCGGCGAGCAGACGTTCAGTGTGTACCTGCTGCCACGCTGCTGCATGACAGACGGAGCGTCTCGAGTGACCGGTCTCACGGTGGACGGGTCCACACTGATGCTCCGACAGCGGCCCGTGCAGACCGTCCCACACCAGCAGGCCCTCACAGGATTCATACACTTCCTACAGAACAGG ACCCTCGGCAGGCCATTCCTGGTGGGCCACAACAGCCGGCGGTTCGACTGGCCCATCCTGCGGCGTGTTCTGGAGGAGTTTGGGCTGCTGCAGGAGTTCGGGAGCTGTGTGTCGGAGTGTGTGGACACTCTGAGTCTGAGCCGAGAGATGTTTAATCTGCACAAATACTCGCAGCCCTTCCTGGTCCAGCACTTTCTGCAGCAGGAGTACGGCGCTCACGACGCAGCTGAGGACGTGCGCACACTGCAGGAGCTCTACAGAGTGTGGAGACCCTCACTGGAGCTCAGGGATAGTCACACGTTCAGACTACTGTGA
- the rsl24d1 gene encoding probable ribosome biogenesis protein RLP24 has product MRIEKCYFCSAPVYPGHGMMFVRNDCKVFRFCRSKCHKNFKKKRNPRKTRWTKAFRKSAGKELTVDNALEFEKRRNTPVKYNRELWSRTVEAMRKVESIKQKRQARFIINRLKKGKELEKAADISEVKKNIHLIKAPHAGQAKQLEDKMVQKLAEDVEMDE; this is encoded by the exons ATGCGCATCGAGAAGTGCTATTTCTGCTCGGCGCCGGTTTATCCGGGACATGGGATGATGTTCGTGAGGAACGACTGCAAG gtgttcAGATTCTGCAGGTCAAAGTGCCACAAAAACTTTAAGAAGAAGCGAAACCCAAGAAAGACCAGATGGACCAAAGCCTTCAGAAAATCTGCAGGAAAAGAGCTGACAGTG GATAATGCACTAGAGTTTGAGAAGCGCAGAAACACTCCAGTCAAATACAACCGAGAGCTCTGGAGCAGAACGG tggAGGCCATGAGGAAGGTTGAAAGCATCAAACAGAAGCGTCAGGCTCGCTTCATCATAAACAG gTTGAAGAAAGGCAAAGAGCTGGAGAAAGCAGCAGACATCAGTGAAGTCAAGAAGAACATTCACCTCATCAAAGCTCCACACGCAG GTCAAGCCAAACAGCTGGAGGACAAGATGGTCCAGAAACTGGCAGAAGACGTGGAAATGGACGAGTGA